One genomic window of Chitinophagaceae bacterium includes the following:
- the accC gene encoding acetyl-CoA carboxylase biotin carboxylase subunit gives MKKILIANRGEIAMRVMRSAKEMGISTVAVYSEADRNALHVRYADEAVCIGPPPSNQSYLRGDKIIEVCHQLKVDGIHPGYGFLSENADFARKVREEGIIFIGPSPEAMELMGSKLAAKETARKHHVPLVPGTEQPISDVGSAKKIAADIGYPVLIKASAGGGGKGMRTVQNEAEFEEQVSRAISEAQAAFGDGSVFIEKYVTSPRHIEIQILGDQHGNLVYLFERECSIQRRHQKLIEEAPSSILTPGMRKAMGTSALALAKACGYYNAGTVEFLVDDQMKYYFLEMNTRLQVEHPVTEFITGLDLVKEQIKIARGEKLSFSQDDLKIHGHAMELRVCAEDPVNNFLPDIGRLNTYRRPQGPGVRVDDGFEEGMDIPIHYDPLLAKLIAHGKDRTEAIARLIRAIDEYEVSGVQTTLSFGKWVLKHPDFVSGNFDTGFIPKYFKADSISLEEHDAAEKEIAALLGAGLSGGGENTSGKVNAAGTVNNQHANWRKNRLA, from the coding sequence ATGAAGAAAATCCTGATTGCTAACAGAGGCGAGATTGCCATGCGTGTAATGCGCTCTGCAAAAGAAATGGGTATCAGCACAGTGGCTGTATATTCCGAAGCCGATCGCAATGCACTGCACGTAAGATATGCTGATGAAGCAGTGTGCATTGGTCCGCCACCTTCCAATCAGTCTTATTTGCGCGGCGATAAAATCATAGAAGTTTGTCATCAGTTAAAAGTAGATGGCATTCATCCCGGATACGGATTCCTGAGTGAGAATGCGGACTTCGCACGAAAAGTGCGGGAAGAAGGAATCATTTTCATCGGCCCGTCTCCTGAAGCGATGGAACTGATGGGTAGTAAATTAGCAGCAAAAGAAACGGCCAGAAAGCACCATGTGCCATTGGTTCCCGGAACAGAACAACCCATCAGTGATGTTGGCAGTGCAAAGAAAATTGCAGCGGATATTGGTTATCCTGTATTGATCAAAGCATCGGCAGGTGGCGGCGGAAAAGGAATGCGTACGGTGCAAAATGAAGCCGAGTTTGAAGAACAGGTTAGCCGTGCCATCAGTGAAGCGCAGGCTGCCTTTGGCGATGGTTCGGTTTTTATTGAAAAATACGTGACCTCACCGCGACACATTGAGATTCAGATTTTAGGAGACCAGCACGGTAACCTCGTGTATTTGTTTGAACGCGAATGTTCCATTCAAAGAAGACATCAGAAATTAATAGAAGAAGCACCTTCCTCTATTCTTACACCCGGGATGCGGAAAGCAATGGGAACCAGTGCTCTTGCTTTGGCTAAGGCATGTGGCTATTATAATGCAGGCACTGTTGAATTTTTAGTGGACGATCAAATGAAATATTATTTCCTTGAAATGAACACACGCCTGCAGGTCGAACATCCTGTTACAGAGTTTATCACCGGTCTTGATCTCGTAAAGGAACAGATAAAGATTGCGCGTGGTGAAAAACTAAGTTTCTCGCAGGATGATTTAAAAATACATGGACATGCAATGGAGTTGCGGGTATGCGCAGAAGATCCGGTGAATAATTTTTTACCTGACATCGGCCGGCTGAATACCTACCGTCGTCCGCAAGGTCCGGGAGTTAGAGTGGATGATGGATTTGAAGAAGGCATGGATATTCCCATTCATTACGATCCATTGCTGGCAAAGCTTATTGCACATGGCAAAGACCGTACTGAAGCGATTGCGCGACTCATCCGCGCAATTGATGAATATGAAGTGTCAGGCGTACAAACCACTTTAAGTTTTGGTAAATGGGTTTTGAAACATCCGGACTTTGTAAGCGGGAACTTTGATACCGGGTTTATTCCAAAATATTTTAAGGCAGATAGTATTTCGCTGGAAGAACATGATGCTGCTGAAAAGGAAATTGCCGCGTTGTTAGGTGCGGGCCTTTCCGGTGGAGGTGAAAACACTTCAGGTAAAGTAAATGCTGCTGGTACGGTAAACAATCAGCACGCTAACTGGAGAAAAAACAGATTGGCTTAG